ATATTCATGTCCCCATTCAATGTTCATGTCAACCGCTCTCCATGTAATGCAGAAGTTCTGGATGTAAGGCACACTAAAGGCAAGTTCTTTTCAGCATATAAAGAAGAAGCCTCACTTAAAAACGAAAACACGGCAATGCTTCTTAAATGCGAGGGCAAGAAGGTGCTTGTCCGACAGGTGGCAGGGTTTCTGGCAAGAAGAACGGTCTGTAGGGCCAAGGTAGGAGATAAACTTAAGCGTGGCGAAAGATTTGGCATAATAAAATTCGGCTCAAGGCTTGATGTGTTTCTGCCCGAAGGAACAGAGCCTGCTATAAAGGTAGGCGATAAGGTAAAGGCAGGGGAGACAGTAATAGGCATTTGAATGTTAAAAGACTATTTTAAAAAAATTTATGAAGTTACCAATCGTGGAGATGCAAGGGAAGAAAGTTATTACTCTGCCCTT
The genomic region above belongs to Nitrospirota bacterium and contains:
- a CDS encoding phosphatidylserine decarboxylase family protein: MTKIAKEGYPFIAVSGIVGVAVYLISPPISVLPFLLTLFMVLFFRDPERTPSSNEGFLCPADGRVIVVKNTYEETFIKGNALLISIFMSPFNVHVNRSPCNAEVLDVRHTKGKFFSAYKEEASLKNENTAMLLKCEGKKVLVRQVAGFLARRTVCRAKVGDKLKRGERFGIIKFGSRLDVFLPEGTEPAIKVGDKVKAGETVIGI